CTACACACTGAAACAGACATATAACTTTACAGTCTGCTCTACAAGACTGTTATTGTTACACTGTTATCTATTAACTTCACACGCAAGTGGTTAGGGTTTAAAATTTGGTTTGCTGCATTACCAATAAATTATGAATGTTATGACTGTCCTTGGAGTCTAATAATCGGCTGAGAGCATTTCTTTcatcataaaacattattaatgcccatttttttttttttaaatcgctAAAATGTGCACATCCAAGGGCTGGGCAATAATTCAATGTTaatttatgaattaaataataatttgttttctttcaatggaatcaCAATGTGATCATCATATATGGAGATATCATGCTACATGATgaattacattgttttaattgATAACGAGCACATACAAGCTCAAATATCTCAGAAAAAAATTGGACTAAAATTCttaattaaattagaaaatacTCAGTATTTTTCATTTGCCAAGTATTTTATTCACCCAGGAGTATACAAAACCATTTGGTTATTtcataaaactatttatttatcaaacatgCTACATTGTGACATATCGTTATCGAGATATGAAACAAACTTTTGGCCACATCGCTCAGCCCTACATCCATGTTTCCTTGTTAGCAGTCTTCTTCTTCGCTGTCTTTGTTAACACGCTGCTACGTTTGTTGCTTCTTTATAGCCACCAGATAACGATCAGTAGGACAACCAACCTGCAGCAGGTTGTTGGTGGGGTCACACTCGTAAAAGCTTTGCAACATTTCCCTGCTAGGtttcaaaaactccacaggttACATTAAAGTTTGGGTTTCAGTTGGAGCTCATTATGTCTTTGTCCTTTATCAACCGTTCACAAAGTTCCTCCTCtatttattccaaacaaacCATTCAAATTTAGATATGTCAATTAAGTATGTTAgttaattaagtaaataaatacaaataatcaaTTTTGTAGATTATCAAGCAAACATACCACACATTGAGTGGGTCTATGTTCACATTCTCGCattgttttaaagaatatatatatttgggatTGTGAtggtcatttgtcatttttactctTTGAGATATTGTATAAacaattaatataattaacataattaatCCGTTTTAAAAATAATAGTTCCTAGCCCTACTTAACTGTGATTCATGCTCCTGTTGAACATCTGCAGGAGTAGAGCCAGACCAACagagcaaaaaataaaccacagATCGAACCACAAAATATAGGAACCACTATATGTACCAGAAGACTCATAGACGCCTCTTGCACAACAATGAAAACACTCAGCGAGATATGAGCCCTTCCTCGTCATGGAACTTCTGTATAGCGTGCCTGCCATCACTTGCGCTGACGGTGGTGACTATGTAGGATCATTAGAGCGTTCTCGGTTGGATGCAGTAATGAAGAAGACGAGCGGATTATGTGACTTCATCGAGTTCAGAATAAATATGACTGTTTGGCCGATACAGTAGGGGACAGTGATGAAACAATCTGGGATTCCCTAAAATCCTCAACATGTGTCCCTCAAAGCTGTCAAATGATGTGCCTGTGTGTGAAgtatatatctgtgtgtttgcgtatgtatgtgtgtgtgtgtgtgtgtgtttgtgcatgtgtgtttgtgcatgtgtagGGTACAGGTAATGGTCCAGCTCCAGGGAGGGATGACCTCACCCCTGCAATCCCCTCGAGGGCTAATGAGCTCAGTTGCTGGCTGCCGTGGTTCTGATAGGCCTGTAGGTCTGTTTATCAGTGGAAAATGTAATCCTAATACTTTGTaaaccaccccccccccccccaccccatcctcctcctccctcctcctcctcatcctcctccccctccaaaagacaaacacataccAAGAATATGAGCTGCACCTGTATGGAAATCAAAGTCTAtctatgggtgtgtgtgtgtgtgtgtgtgtgtgtgtgtgtgtgtgtgtgtgtgtgtgtgtgtgtgtgtgtgtgtgtgtgtgtgtgtgtgtgtgtatgatgtgCAGTCAGACTATGATGCACACACAGGCCAGACtatgactgcacacacacacacacacagataaacacacccAGGTTGCACAGGCTCACCTAAGGAGTACCATTTAGAACCTTATGAATACAGAACAGTTTCACACTGTGACCCTTTAGCACTTTTATCACTCAGCGGAATATTTCATCATAGTtgagcagataaaaaaataaaaaaaaataaaaaaaataaaaatgttttataggtTGTCTACTGACGAACTCAATCATTGTTTGTACCGTGGTATGGATAAGCTAAAAGCATAAATATAGCAGTACATAAATTAAAACTCAGATTTGATGCCTTTTAAGTGTTTCTTACAAGATTAGCTCTATATGCTCAGTAATGTGTCTCAGACAAATACAGCCCTGCACGCTCTAATAGTGTTACGGATTTTGCTGTGAAGCAACCGCAAGAAGCCGAAGAGTTACAATAATAGGAAATAACCAAATTTAGCTTAGTAAGGTTACAAATTAAAGTTACACCTTAAGGTTAAAAGTTGGTCTAAATCTCcatttgggtcttttttttttttgctgtcagcTGATGGAATGTACCAAAAGGTTTACTATAAACTGGTTGGGGCAAAGAGCTGCaagcatttattgcatttaatgGAATTGCAAATGCACATAATTAGGGCTGCAATTAacaattacttatttttttattatttaaattgtttaatttatattatttaaatgactataaaatggcagaaaatatTAACTTAATATTTCAACAGAGCACAAGGTGATGTCCTCACATTATAGGGGCTGGAACCAGctaatttgttttgcagttttgcttgatggtttaaaatgattaacCAATAATAAAAAGACTGAAAGATTGATCAATAATGCCACCATAACTGCATGTTGAGATCCTTAAATGTACAGTTAAAGTTTCTAGTAGATATTTATGGATATAATGTTAACTGTGTCCCATGAAGAAGATGTCAAGAACAATTagtaaaagttacattttctgtaGATGTACTAAAGGTCAGAGGAATGAATGTGGATTTCTTACCCTGGATTTGAAGGCCAGGAGAATCTTGGGCAAAAAGAGGACTAAGCATTTCAGGCCGATGGTGAAGTACTTAAGGACAAAGTCGGTGATGCCCACGGCCCAGATCAGATCAAAGAAGTCAAAGCTGTTGAGGTTGGGCTTGGCGAATATGAGgctagaagaaaaagaaaaacaacgtGTAGATGAGTAATTATAGGGAGGTTTGGTGGTTTCACACAGGATGGAAGAATGAcaagcaacagaaaaaaggcaaatgttTAACATAATTCAAGAAATGTTCTtgaaactgaaaactgaaataaacactAAATACTCACAGGACAAGACCAGACAAGAACAGGAACGCTCCCTACAGGAAATGGAAGTCAAAATAAAAACGGCttacacaacacaaaaagaatggaaaaataacaaaaaaactgtataaaagGAAATCGAAAACATAAGGATGGCAggcgaaaagaaaaaaaaacacacagctgctgttaaAATACCTGTGGGTACACTACCTGTTGTGCAGCTCCTCATGACTAAATGTGTAGTAGATATACACTATGTTCCCTGCAAGGAACAGGACGATCCACAGAGCAACAAATACAGAACGTTCCGCCTGGTAGCATAAAGGAGAAACACAAGAGCTATTTCAGCAAGATCACAATATTCTTCTTTATATCTAAAATTGTAATTCAACACCGTTTTTTggaaaaatgtcacaaatttCTACAAAATTGTGGTGCATTGTTAGTCTGTCTAACAGTGAGCTTGTGTATGCTCTCATTTCTCTGCTGGAGACGCTCTGGGGCATCAGTTTTTCGTTTCATTTTAGTAATTTCAACcgtttaaataacattaaaggtTAAGGCTGGTGACactgtttttgtatatttttctttctagtcaacaaatttcatgaaaagaccaaaaccaatgACGAATTCATCCGACTCATACATATTGTTTGTGTATCTAAAGCCTGATACATCTTATTCTCCTGTgacatagagctccattgttaaaaacacattgatgaGCCATATAGTTGTActggttattattgtcattcaGTCCCATGAACATAGGCACTGTAGTGTATTTTGAGTTCCTACATACACggttctgctgctgtaaatacacactagtgaacaaaatgtgattttatcaATGGCTGAAAATATCCAGAAttcctgtttgagtaatgtttgataaaaaacaaagtgtccTGTTTTAGGATGATACTCTGCCTTTACTAAAACGGAAACTACACCTATgagccctttaaaaaaaatgtacatttaaagaaGTTAAGTCAAAAATGTATCCTCAAGGTGTTCACGAGAAAAGGGACGGACTTAAGGTCACTCTGTACTTTACCTTTGACCACGAAATTCTAATTAGTTCACCCTTTAGTCCAATTTGATTTTTGAAGCAATTCCCTGTCGGCGTTCCTAAGATATCACGAGAATGGACGGGCAGATGGACGAACAAACAACCCGAAAACACTGTCGCCGGCGCAGTGGcatagaaatatgaaataacacCAGCATTATcctttaatataggcatgtctAAAACTATGTGATTATCAGTATCAGTATTTATGCTTATATTTGAATGTATGAGATGTAGTCACTGTTTTTAAAACCTGTGTCAGTGTAGCAGTTAAAGTActgtttaaattgtttttttacccgTAATGCCACTTGGTGCCTAAACGTGGAATTGGCATAGGTGAATGTGCTGgccatgcccacacacacagcaatacCTGCAGGAGAGAGGGGCAACGTCATCACTAAACCACAACTTTAGGTCTCTTTGATGGAAGTGATGTACTATGTTAGCAGTACTACCTAGCTTATGCTGGAAGCAGACTTTAGCCAGCAGAATGAGGATGAAGGGGAAGCCTCTCTGCAGCCAAGTGACCACTGCCTTCAGCTCAGACAGGGCTGGGGCCGGAGTGGATGGGTCTTCCTGGGCCTCCTCCCTGGAGCTGTGCCTCTCTGAGCCGGCACCCGAAGTGGCCTgctggagcagagaggaggtcCTGTGCTGCAGGGGCTGGTGGTGgaagtggtggtggtgtagGTGATGGTGGTGCGGGGGCGGCCGAGGGAGAAAAGGTCCGCCCTCCGTACGGTGGGGGCCTCCTTCCTCTCTGGACGATGCCGTCATCTGGATAAAGACTTCAGGGGGAGAGCCCAGGACTAAGCCGGCCGCCTGGAACTgggcagaggagacagagcCGGAGGGGACGCCGACCAGGCCGGAGAAAATCTGCTGGGGTGAGGCGGGTGAGTCGGGCTTCAGGCAGTCAAACACGCCACCCTCGTCCAGGCTGCTCTCTGATCCCAGAGTTTGGCTTCGACTCCTGAGTGGgaaacaaaaatgatctttaGTCTTGACAATggctatattttttatttattattatgcttTATTTTACACATCCTATATATAGTAAAACTCCTCTCTGAGGTCAGGGCTGTGTGTGCAGAACAGTCAAGTTCTTCCACATCAAACTGGGAAGTCAATTTCTTTATGGATCTGGCTTTGAAATATTGCAATTtaacggggcggctgtggcgcagtggagagcagggtcgttctccattcacctattgtaagtcgctttggataaaagcgtctgctaaatgactaaatgactgtaatgtaatgtaatgtaagagggtcggtggttcgatagtcgatgtgtccttgggcaagacacttaaccccaagttgctcccgaaggcttgccatcggtgtggactggatgatgaatgaatgttagttagagtctgatggtggcaccttgcatggtagcctgtcatcagtgtgtgaatgggtgaatgatatgtaatgatatgtaatatatataagctttgagctactgattgtaagtcgctttggataaaagcgtctgctaaatgactgtaatgtaatgtaacattgcCCAAGCCCTATTACTGCAGGTAGATGGTAGACATGTATGCATGCTGACAGGGGATATATAGAATGTGAGGATAATACACAATGCATAGGCTTGTGCTTCTTCTTctcagcttcttcttctcaccTTTCAGAGGGCATGCCATCCGTGTTGCTGCTGTGTCTCCTCTGCATGGCATACCGCTCATCACCACATGGTCCAGCCCTGCAAAATGCAAATCAACAGTGTCTGGACTGACAGCTTGTTTCTCCTGctattgtgtgtgcgtgtgtgtgtgtgattatttattttttcaactttaCCTGAATTTGTTGACTGAATTTCCCCGCAATTCTTGGCATATTTTTGGTGTCAGGGTTAGCTAGgatgttgatgctgctgctaggagaaaaaaaaaaaaaaaaaaaaaacactcctatGGTCcacattgagaaaaaaaaagaaaatacttccGGTATGACGTCATCGAGGCGGCCCATCCACCAATCAGCGCGCTGCTTCGCTCCACACCACATCCGGGTTGGAAATTTGTTTCTGCAGATGGTTTGGATGTCAGAATTCGCTGGATAAACATCACAGTTGCCGCCTTTGTTTAGACGTAATGTCGGAGTTTACCACCCAAGGAGACTGCGTCATAGTAGTATAATTTTATTGTTTCCTCCCGTCATCAGTGACTAGCTTATCtatccaaaaaaaacaaaaaaaagcagagcgCGCTAATGCTAACGTCGGCTAGCCAAAGCTAGCGGGCTtctatgatgaaaaataaataatgttttgaagcataattaatatttacattcacTGTCTGTTAAGTGTAATTGTCAGCCAACATGGGTTAGCTATTGTTTTgcctctgagaaaaaaaataaaataacacaaacgccgttttttatatatttttcttttttttacgtgACGTCATCACGCATTCTTACGTCGTTACGCACAGATACGTCACTCAACAAAGCCATGCTATGATGATGGTGCTGCGGAGACTGCTGAGAAGGCGCTGGGTTCTGGGCGTGGTCTTTGGACTGTCACTCATATACTTTCTCACCAGCACTCTCAAACAGGTACAGGAACTCACAGGTGTCCTCTggggaaatatgtttttattatattatattatatattatatatatttttttttttaatgacaaaaaaacaacatttttactaaattatATTGTCTCATTTTGGTCCCTAGAGGAAATCACCTGACAGATCAAGCTGCTCCTGCACATTGATGCAAATCCTGCTTATTAACTTGCAATGTTTTCCTTAACGGTGTAATATCCGAAAACCTAAAAAGGTGGAAAATTTCagaatttaagataagataaaataatcctttattagtcccgcagcggggaaatttacagtattacagcagcagagaggatagtgcaaaagaacaagatcaaaataagtattataaataagcaaatgagcaatgaaaaaaaacaccttacattacattacagtcatttagcagacgcttttatccaaatgcgacttacaggaagtgtattcaacataggtattcaagagaactactagtcaccagaagtcataagtgcacctcctttcttaaacaagcatctaagagcataaaccagagcaaaagtacagaaacaaactaatacgaatacaataagtgcaacaaactaatcaatacaataagtgcaacaaactaatacgaatacaataagtgcaacaaactaatacgactacaataagtgcaacaactagtACCAGAATacataagtgcaacaaactaatacaatacaataagtgcaacaaactaatagcgaaacaataagtgcaacaaactaatacgaatacaataagtgcaacaaactaatacgaatacaataagtgctaagcggaaggctcagggtagtacttctcattcaactactttgagtagagaatctaaaatatagaatatattctggtttgttgagcttttgtttgtttaccacataattccatatgtgttccttcatagtttggatgtcttcaatattaatctacaatgtagaaaaaaaagaaagaaaggaaaaaccattgaatgagaaggtgtgtccaaacttttgactggtactgtaccttcAAATATAAGGTACTGAAAAATCAACCAATTTGGGGTCCAGTGTCTTGAGGACACAAGGACAATTCAACATGTGGACGGTCAATCTACTGAACCAGTGCCGTCACAATATCTTGCAGCCCTAACTAACATATTTAAGTAACTTGATTTGTCCAATCAATaatctaaaaacaaaatatatttagtttccTATTACAGCAGGAAGGTGGAACTCTGCCTCTGGAAATTTCTGCATATTTGCTTAAAAGATTACTTCTAagattaataaattatattgctgatgcattttttttttatctccatggACATATCATCCATACCGGCTCAGCTATATATGATTCAATTCTGAAATTTTCCACCTGTTTAGGTTTGGGATTTATTCTAAAGTTATTTAGCCGTTTTGTGATGAAAGTGTTTACCATTTGAGAACTGTCCCTTCTATTGTTCAAAGTAAAAAGGGTtaaagaactttttttttcaaaccgtCTGCCATGGGGATAAAGATCTGAAAATCCCCAGCCATACTGCATTGTCTCACCAAGTATTGCCTCATATTGTCTGACCCTATTCTGAGCTTTTGTAAACTTTTTCTCTGACCACATCTCATGACCTTCTCCTGTGTGAATTTTGCAGGAGGAGCGGACCATACGGGACCGCACGCTGTTAGAGGTTAGAGATTCAGACCACCGCATCCCCTGGAAAGTCCGGTTCAACCTGGGCAACAGCAGCCGACAGATCACTCAGTGCAGAAACTCCATCCAGGGCAAGGCGCTGCTCACAGACGAACTTGGTGAGTAATGCAGCCATTACTCACCACCATACAGTGATGATAACACAGCAGCACAGTAAGACTGTTTTGTTGCCTCTAATCAATGTACATTCTTCTCTGTGTTGATGTCTTACAGGTTATGTCTGTGAGAGAAATGACTTGCTGGTTAACGGCTGCTGTAACATCAACGCTCCCAGCTCCAGACAGTACATTTGTAAAAGCTGCCTGGCAAACGGCTGCTGCAGCATCTATGAGTATTGCGTGTCTTGTTGTCTCCAGCCTGATAAGGTAATCTGTCACATCAAGGATGTTCAGGGTTGTGGGGTGTTTCCGTCATCTAGAAAGTAATGTAGACATGCTGCGTATTGCGAGACTGCTGCatgcatatatttaaaaagaatggATGATCCTGAAATGCAAGAATTCAGATACTATATGTTTTCAAATTGAATATTAAGTTTGCATTTTAAACATTGCAGTGAGAACAGGTTGAACAGATTCAAATATGTACTTGTGT
This sequence is a window from Anoplopoma fimbria isolate UVic2021 breed Golden Eagle Sablefish chromosome 13, Afim_UVic_2022, whole genome shotgun sequence. Protein-coding genes within it:
- the rnft2 gene encoding RING finger and transmembrane domain-containing protein 2, whose amino-acid sequence is MQRRHSSNTDGMPSERSRSQTLGSESSLDEGGVFDCLKPDSPASPQQIFSGLVGVPSGSVSSAQFQAAGLVLGSPPEVFIQMTASSREEGGPHRTEGGPFLPRPPPHHHHLHHHHFHHQPLQHRTSSLLQQATSGAGSERHSSREEAQEDPSTPAPALSELKAVVTWLQRGFPFILILLAKVCFQHKLGIAVCVGMASTFTYANSTFRHQVALRAERSVFVALWIVLFLAGNIVYIYYTFSHEELHNSLIFAKPNLNSFDFFDLIWAVGITDFVLKYFTIGLKCLVLFLPKILLAFKSRGKFYLLIEELSQLFRALVPIQLWYKYIMGEDPSSSYFLGATLIIIYSLCKSFDICGRVSAIRKALVMLCSSQSYGVRAGNQQCSEVGDVCAICQADFRDPIALLCQHVFCEECLCLWFDRERTCPLCRSTVIETLRCWKDGTTSAHFQIY
- the spring1 gene encoding SREBP regulating gene protein — its product is MMMVLRRLLRRRWVLGVVFGLSLIYFLTSTLKQEERTIRDRTLLEVRDSDHRIPWKVRFNLGNSSRQITQCRNSIQGKALLTDELGYVCERNDLLVNGCCNINAPSSRQYICKSCLANGCCSIYEYCVSCCLQPDKQPLLERFLNRAAEGFQNLFTAVEDHFELCLAKCRTSSQSVQHENTYRNPQAKYCYGESPPELLPV